AGCAGAGGCTGTGTCCATAAACTCCCTGTAATTCGTAATTCAGACGCACAGAACAAGGCTTGATACAGGCGGTTTCCACTTACCAATCTACTGGTAAACCTAATTGGTCTAAGGTTTCTCCATCTTGTAACAGTGGTTGAATATCGCTATCTATTTGAATACGACCACCAGACAGCACCAAAGCACGTTGAGTCACTTTCCCCAACCACTGTAATTCATGGGAGGCAATTAACATGACTTGCACTGGTAGCTTTAACAGCACTTGGGCTAGGTGACGCCGCCATGCAGGATCAAGCCCATTAGTCGGCTCATCTAAAATCAGTATTGCAGGTTCCAGAGCCAAAATCGCCGCCAAGGCAGCAAGCCGCCTTTGTCCTCCAGAAAGTTCATGTGCAGAACGATTCGCGTAGGCTTCTAGACCAAAATCAGCTAATAACTGCCGTGCTTGATCAATGGCCACTGCTGGTGGAACACCGTAATTACGCGGCCCAAAAGTGACATCTTCCAAGATGGTGGGCATAAATAGTTGGTCGTTGGCATCTTGAAAGCTAAAGCCTATGTAACGACGCACTTGGGGCAGAGTTTTTGGTTCTAGCGGGATACCATTAATCCAAATTTTTCCCGAAAG
Above is a window of Nostoc sp. UHCC 0702 DNA encoding:
- a CDS encoding ABC transporter ATP-binding protein, which gives rise to MKSLTFDPQPSTRNPHAAVVEVQNLVYAYSHQEPVLQDISFTLKAGDRVALMGPTGSGKSTLLENLIGLKQPLSGKIWINGIPLEPKTLPQVRRYIGFSFQDANDQLFMPTILEDVTFGPRNYGVPPAVAIDQARQLLADFGLEAYANRSAHELSGGQRRLAALAAILALEPAILILDEPTNGLDPAWRRHLAQVLLKLPVQVMLIASHELQWLGKVTQRALVLSGGRIQIDSDIQPLLQDGETLDQLGLPVDW